The Pseudorca crassidens isolate mPseCra1 chromosome 3, mPseCra1.hap1, whole genome shotgun sequence genome includes the window TGATGTCCTAGACTCAAAAGTCTCAGTTTAGAGACACTGCACAGTTCTGTCCCCTCCTACCAGACTCTGAGACCTCTCTTCTTCTTCACAGCCTCCTCCCATTTCCCCACTCTTTTCCCTGCGATGGGAAGCATTCAGGCACTTCCTGAATATTCTCCTAGGTACATGAACCCTCCTGTTCACTCTGGATGATGAAAACAAGGCACCAGAACAGATTCTCTATTTTCCTCCTCTGAGTCCTTTCTTCCTAGAGAGAAAGACTCATTAACCCTGCCTGTCTTATTTGGGAATaagggaaatttgaaaaaaaaaaaccccacagatgtAAATATTTGATAACTCTCATTTTGTAGCAAGGGTGTTTCCACTGGGACCCACACCAGACCCATTTGATTTGTCCTTTGCTATCTTGATGAAAGGCCACTGAAATGAAGTGAAAAAGCCTGGGGAATGTGGAGAGTCATAATTTCTGGAGAAGGGGAAGGTCGTGTGAGTCCCCATGTTGGTCACATCTGacgaacaaaaattttttaatgcaatCTGTCCATAACAGAAAGTCAAGAGTTCCTTCCCTTTTATCATTTCACACATCTGTTGAATATGAGGCAGCACACATAGTGATCTGCTTCATCCCCCACTGACTGCTTCTGCTCTACAGGAGTCCTCTGCTGAGCAGTGGGGGAACAGAGAGGAGCAGGGTGATTGTGGGCCCCTCATGCCCTACTTCACATCTCAGTGCCTTCCACCCACTGAGAGAGCCTCTGGAGTGTGGGGATCtaagggaaggcctcagccatgTACATCTCTTAGACCATACAGCATCCACCCTATACCAGTGATatagggaagaagagaagaaagtcgTACATACAATTACAGTTACAGCAGAAGTGAGAATCCCCAAAACTCAAGACAGGTACTGTTGTTGTGTGCTTCTGTTTCAGAAGTTTGATATAAAATTTTGGGTGAGAGAAAAAAACACTCTATTCTCTCATTTATCCCAGTTCAGttaatcttttctttccttcctaattCAACTTCACTCTCTCAAATCTCCTGTCCTTCATCGTGGCCTGTTCACTGGTCTCTTAATCCATCCAGTGTTGAAAAAGTCCTAGAGATAAAAACGCTGCCTTGGTTTCCCTCCCTTTAATCTCTAACAGTATCTAGAAATATTACATTCTAAACCATTTCTCTAATCCTGTCTTCTTCTACCTGCTGTGGTTCCCCATACACATCATCAACTGTTCACTTGGCCATATTCCCATAGTTGTGTATTTTCCCTTATTTTGATGAGGATGGTATTGAAATGATGACGGGGGATAATAATTCATAAAAAGCCAATAGATAACAGCTATCATAATTATTACCAAACGTTTATTATCAGAGTaaaacttgcaaatgaaaaatACCTTATAACACCAGGAGATTAATGAAAGTTATATGGTGCatatctgtcatgattagagcaAAATAGCTTAGAGAGTACAGAAAAGAGGTTATGGTCAAATCCCCTTTACTTAGCAGTGTAGCATCAATGTGGAGCAATTGTCTTTTTCCAACAGTGAGACAATCTTTTTACTTTAGGGTAGTGTTGGCCTTGGTGGTGGGTAGAAGAGGATCCTGCTCCCACCCAGAGAACACAAGACCTGAGGCCCTTTTGTTATTCGGTTAGGCAACTCTACCCATCTCTGCCTCATTCTCTTAGACTTCTGCTCTCTAAAGTCTTATGCAACAGCATTTTAACATCATCAGCCACCGTACTGATGAATTTCAAACGTAAAAAATACACTTTCAAAAATTGAAAGACAGAAGATCGGAGTCCTCCATTCACTGAGCAAAAGGATTCAGCGCATTTCATGGCCTTTGCTGCTATACTGTCATTCTTCACAAATAACCAGAAATCCAAGGACTTTGTGGAGCTCTTGATCTCTTGCACAGATGTGCCCAGTTTCTGGGCAATCTCTTTGACTGACTGCTCATCCAAACCAAAATAGCTTCGATAAAGGTTCAAGCACTTCTCCTGTTTAGGCAAGTCAAAGCCACTGAAGAAGGCCATGAAAGGGATGATGGCCAAAGCGGCTGATTTCAGGGCATTCAGCCAGATCTTCTCTTTGAGGATAACTCTCTTCACCTCAAGGAAAGCATCAGACAAATTGGACAACTGGAGCACAAAGGTGTAGCGCTTATGTGCAGGGAGATCCTGCAGCAATGTCTCCTGCAGTCTTGGGAAATCAAACTTATCCGGGTGAAAGTTGGAGACCAGGAAGACACACGGATTAGATACTCCGAGGTTGCTGAGAATAGCCAGGTAGTCATCTCGGATCTGCTGAAGGACTCTCTCCGTTTTGAAGGATAtgggtttgcttttctcttcaCTGTGTAATTCAACATCCACCATTGTTCTAACAAAGTAGAaattcttccccttctccttgaTTTTCTGGGCCAGGAGAGCATCATTTGAGCTGAACCGTGAGGaagaaataatgatgaaaaagtcaTAGTCATCATCTCCCACAATTTCTAGATAAGGATCTGGAAGGGAATTGGGAGTCCCAGTTCCAGGCAGGTCCCAGAAGGTCACACTGGGATATTTCAGATGTTGATAGGGGGTTTTCTTCATGGTGGTTGGCACAACTCCAACGTGAGCAGACCCCTCCTCTTCATGACCAAGACCTAAAAGGGCATTGATGAAACTGGACTTCCCAGAACCAGATTGCCCGATCACAGCCACAGCCAAGGGAGCGTTCTCAGATTTCTGAAGTGCTTCCTGAATCTCTTCAACCACCTCTTTTAGCTTCCCCTCCTGAAAGACTCTTTGAATACGTTCAACACTTTCCTGAGAGAGGATCCCCACTGCCTTGCTGATCAAGGTGGAGTAGTGAGGGACACATTTTTGGGCCAATTGCTCAAAATTCTTTCCTGACAGGAAATAGGAGGTGAACCAATCCATGCCAGTTAACCCTGGATGATCTGtggaaaaggaagggaataaGGAGGTAAGGTGAATGAAGCAGCAGAACAGGCAGGTTCAGCTGAGGAAACACAGTGGTCTCAACAGATCGGTCCCATCTCTCACACTTACTCATGTTACtacagttcatttatttttcctgatgACTTTTGTTTCCACTGCGACAAAAAAGACTACCTGTTTTCTAAGCTGATGATTTATATGTTCCAGGAGTCAGGACAATGTAgagacagaataatggcccctAAGATGTCCACTTCCTgaaccccagaacctgtgaatatgttacttacaTAGCGAGAagcactttgcagatgtgattaagttaatgaTCTTCAGATGGAAAGATTATCTTGGTTTGTCCACATGGGTTAAATATAATCACAGGCATCCCTATAAGAGTGAGGCATGGCCAACTGCAGAAAAGAAGATGGGATAATAGGAACAAAGGTCGTAGTGAAGATGGAGGGAGGGCAATGAGCCAATGAATGCCAGGCAGTGTCTCGAGcctggaaaagacaagaaaatggagTACCTCCTGGAGCCTGCAGAAGGAACCGGTCCTACTGACACTTTAATTGTAGCCCCTTAAGATTCATTTTGAATGCTCACCTCCAAAactataaaagaatgaatgtatattgtcttaagccactaagtttgtagtaatttgttacagagcAATGGGAAACTAGTATAGACTGTCTGTATTTTCCTGAAACCTGAATACAGAGCCCAGCACCTTTCCATTCTGCAGGAAGAATCACTTAGGCCAACACATTAGTGAGCACAGACGACTTCCAGAAAGACCCTCACTTCCAATAACCTGCAGCAAATCAGGACAGGACTTGCCTTGTgggagaggcaggagacagaGACAAGCCCACCAGGTGGCCTGCCTGCCAGGATGTATGTTCCATAAGGTGGACAACCAAGAACATAGTCATTGTGGTAATAGTTACCCCATGGCAGCTTAATGTCTATTTACCTCACTTTATGGACCAGTTTGGGTGGAAGTTAAAACATGTGACAGGAAGTTGCAGAGGAAGTAAATAAGAGCCCTAATTTTCCCTATCCAATTCAGCACAGTTTTGAAACATGGGCATCTGATTAAACCAAGgcaatttaaagaaattattaatatGATATTGATGACACCTCCTATCATTCACTATGAGTGAGGAAAGTTATACcaagaaactgtgatttaaaaaatatttagggcttccctggtggcgcagtggttgagagtccgcctgccgatgcaggggacacgggttcgtgccccggtccgcgaagatcccacatgccgcggagcggctgggcccgtgagccatggccgctgagcctgcgcatccggagcctgtgctctgcaacgggagaggccacggcagtgagaggcccacaggGGTGTGCTGAACGCCCTCCACCCCCATTCTACCTATTGtgcaaagacaattttttttaaaaagtaaaatcatgactatcaaaaaatattaaatgaatacatGTTAAGGATTTAATTTAACTGATCACTAATGAAGGAAATAAGCAGATGTTAATGCTAGTTGAAAGGCGAATACCAAAGAAGAGACATATTTATAGCTCAGGAATATTGAAATGAATGTCAAAGTGAGACAAGAGTGCTGTCTTCTAAAAAGAAAGTGGGAAGACTATTGAACCTCAACAGAcagattgtatttctatatgggTATGGACTAAATGTGTCCCCATAAATCCATAGATAAAATGTAATGCTCAAAGTGATTTTATTAGTAAATGGACCCTTCGAATGTGcctaggtcatgagggcagagccacCATGAAtggattagtgccctcataaaagagaccccaaagagcTAGCTTAACCCTTCTGACATATGAGCTTAAACAGAAAAGACATTCATCTAGGCAGTGTGTTCTCATCAGACACCTAATCTACATGTGCCTTGATCTTGGTCTTTCATCCTCCAGAAGTATGAGAAATAGATTTCTCTTCATAaggcacccagtctgtggtatctgGTTATAGCCTGCACAGAGTAAGGAAATGGCgaagaaatgaattattttgcATTGCTGTTAATTACCAAAACTCAAAGAGATTTAAATATCTCTATGGTAATGAAAGGCTAGAATCAGAAAACCCTGAGTGTGCATTAAACATTACATAGTTTACTACTGGAGAAACCAGTAAACATTCTGTTGCCCCAGATTTTCTTACAACtttctcaaagaaagaaagaaagaatgaaagaaagaaagaaagagaaaaaagaaagaaaggaaaggcatCTTCAGACACAGGGGTTGTCTGTTCTTCAGAGAGGTTGGCATGAACTGCTGGATGGAATTCCAGCTCTCCACCAGCCAGCCCTGTCCTCAGCCCTCCAAGTCCAAAGCTGGCCTTGGCCACTGCAGGTATAGAGCATGTtttccagagagaaaacagacttcCTGTGACAGAGATCAGATCCAAATGATTCCACTAAAACAGCAGAAAATGCTGAGACTGCGCAGGGCCATTCCCCAGAACTGTTCTCACCAGGAAATGCAGACACAGTGCGCTCCTGTGCTCACTGTAGAGAACAAAGCCTCTGCTGCCTGAGTAATGAGGCCCAGAACGGGGAGGCGTCAGGAAGTACAATACCTTCTCACCTGAGCCTCTCCCTCTGGAAAATCTGATCGATATTTGAGAACCCACATTTCAAGGAGGAAATGGGAGGACCTGCCATACCCTGTATggtatattttcatgtatattttatacattataaaaataaacaaagtataTTTAATGCTGTACTTGGGTGCTGGCTGGTATAGGGATACACCAGCTGACCCACAGAACACAATACCAAAATCCCTGTCTTGGACTCAGGCATGTGTGGAATTATGTTGAAAGGGAGACatatgggttggccaaaatgttcattcggttttttccataaaatggctctagtagcacttagttgtctttaacttcatttgaaaaaattttcctagagtgtatgtgacagctgtcatatcagtgtgcatttaaaaaatgacatcagggcttccctggtggcgcaatggttgagagtccgcctgccgatgcaggggacgcaggtccgttcccccgtccgggaagatcccacatgccacagagcggctgggcccgtgagccatggcctctgagcctgcgcgtccggagcctgtgccccgcaacgggagaggccacagcagtgagaggcccgcgtaacgcaaaaaaataaataaaaataaaaaatgacatcaaaattgaatttttgtgtagcgattttaatattgaagatggaagaaaaaagcaacatttttggcatattatcctttattatttcaagaagggtaaaaatgaaactgaaacgcaacaacaaaaaagatttgTACAGTGTATGgaaaaggtgctgtgactgattgaacatgtcaaaagtggtttgcaaagtttcgtgctggagatccCTCGCTGGACAATGCTCTACGGTTGgatagaccagttgaagttgatagcgatcaaatcgagacattaagtGAGAACAACCAATGTTATACCatgtgggagatagccgacatactcaaaatatccatatcaagtgttgaaaatcatttgcaccagcttggttatgttaagcGATTTGATGTTTAGGATCCTTACATAACTTATGCTAAAataaaccttcttgaccatatttccacatgtaattctctacttaaacgtatctttttaaaaataaattgtggtgaaaaaataaataaataaataaattgtgatgggcgatgaaaagtggatactgtacaataatgtggaatggaagagatcgtggggcaagtgaaatgaaccacaaCCAACtgcaccaaaggctggtcttcatccaaagaaggtgatgttgtgtatatggtgggattggaagggagtcctctattatgagctccttttggaaaaccaaacgattcaTTCCAACAAGTAcggctcccaattagaccaactgaaagcagcactcaacgaaagcgtccagaattactcaacagaaaacgcatactcttccatcaggataaggcaagaccgcatgtttctttgatgaccaggcaaaaactgttacagcttggctggggagttctgattcatctgtcgtattcaccagacattgcaccttcaggtttccattatttaggtctttacaaaattcttttaatggaaaaactTTCAATTCCCTGAAAGACTGTAAAAGACACCTGGAGcggttctttgctcaaaaagatgaCAAACTTTTGGgcagatggaattatgaagtttcctgaaaaatggcagaaggtagtggaacaaaagggtgactatgttgttcaataaagttcttggtgaaaatgaaaagtgtgtcttttatttttacttaaaaactgaaggcactttttggccaacccagtacatgGAATGTCAGTGAGTAAAGAAGGCTCTATCAAGTAAATGGAGCTGTACAAACTGGTTTTGCATTTGGAGAATGTTACTGATTCCCTACTTATATCACTTTTGATAATCAACTCTAGAGGAAGAGTAAAGATCTAAACT containing:
- the LOC137222175 gene encoding interferon-gamma-inducible GTPase 10-like, coding for MDWFTSYFLSGKNFEQLAQKCVPHYSTLISKAVGILSQESVERIQRVFQEGKLKEVVEEIQEALQKSENAPLAVAVIGQSGSGKSSFINALLGLGHEEEGSAHVGVVPTTMKKTPYQHLKYPSVTFWDLPGTGTPNSLPDPYLEIVGDDDYDFFIIISSSRFSSNDALLAQKIKEKGKNFYFVRTMVDVELHSEEKSKPISFKTERVLQQIRDDYLAILSNLGVSNPCVFLVSNFHPDKFDFPRLQETLLQDLPAHKRYTFVLQLSNLSDAFLEVKRVILKEKIWLNALKSAALAIIPFMAFFSGFDLPKQEKCLNLYRSYFGLDEQSVKEIAQKLGTSVQEIKSSTKSLDFWLFVKNDSIAAKAMKCAESFCSVNGGLRSSVFQFLKVYFLRLKFISTVADDVKMLLHKTLESRSLRE